ACGGCCGGAGTCGCATGACGCAGGACATCGATCTGGTCATCGCTCCCACGCCGGATCAGCTCAGGACCTTCGTCAGGAGTCTCCCGCCGTCCGACTATTACGTCGTCGAAGAGACCGCTCTGGAGGCCCTGGCTTCCGAGGACCAATTCAACCTGATCGAGCTGGCCAGCGGCTGGAAAGTCGACTTCATCATCCGCAAGTCCAGGCCGTTCAGCCGCACGGAGTTCGATCGGAGAGTGCGAGCGGAGATCGACGGTTTCCCGATGTATGTCGCGAGCGCCGAGGACATCCTGATCGCCAAGCTCGAGTGGGCGAGGAAGGGTGGTTCGGAACGGCAGATCGAGGACGCCGCTGGGATTCTGGGGCTTCGGGGCGAAGAGCTCGACTTGAAGTACATTGAGCGCTGGATCGTGGAATTGGGGCTTCAGGATCAGCTGGTTGCCGCGCGTAAGATGATCCATCGCTAGCCGCAATCCGCGGACCGAGGGAGGCCGGCATGGGTGAGACCCGAGTCGATCTGCTCCATCTCCTCGAGGACCTGCGCGACGCCTACACGGGGTCGCTCGAGGAGACCATTCTCACCGAGATCGTCGCCAACTCGCTCGACTCGGGCGCGCGCACCATCACGCTCGCCGTGGATGCAGCCCAGCGCACGCTCACCATCGTGGACGACGGCTCGGGTATGAAGCGCGTCGAGCTGCGCCGCTACCACGACATCGCCGCCAGCACCAAGACGCGAGGGCAGGGGATCGGCTTCGCGGGCGTCGGCATCAAGCTGGCGCTCCTCATCTGCGACTCGGTTCACACCGAGACGAGGCGCGGCAAGAACCACGTGGCCTCGCGCTGGCACCTGGCGAGCCGCCATCGCGCGCCCTGGAAATGGGTGGATCCCGAAGGGCTCGTCGCCGAGCGCGGGACCTGCGTGCGGCTCCAGCTCACCAACCAGCTCTCGCCGCTGCTCGACGCGGGCTTCGTCGAGGCGACGCTGCGCCGCCATTACCTGCCGCTGTTCGAGCCGGCCTTCGGGGCCCTCCTGTCCGCGCACTATCCGGACGGGATTCGATTCCTGGTCAATGGCCGGCCGCTCGAACCGCGGCCGCGCACGGCTGGTGAGCGCGGAACCATCGAGGTCCGCGTCGGGCGGCGGCGGAAGCCCTCGGCCTGGGGGGAGCTGGTGCGCGACACCCTGCCGCTGAACGAGGACGAGCGCGGTATCGCCATCAGCACACTCGGCAAGATCATCCGCCGCGGCTGGGAGTGGCTGGGCATCACCCCGGCCACACCGCAGCTCATCGGCGGACTGATCGAGGTGCCCGGGTTGGCCGAGTGCCTTACCCTCAACAAGGCCGACTTCATCCGCTCGGGTGCGCGCGGCGCCATGTACCTCATGTACCGCAAGGCCATCCAGAAGGCGGTGCTCGATCGACTCGCCGAGTGGGGTGACGCGCGTGATGCCTCCGAAGAAGCGCGCCGCCGCGTCACGCGGCCGGTCGAGCGCGATCTCGAGAAGGTGCTGATCGACATGGCCGACGACTTCCCACTGCTCGGCACGCTGGTCGAGCGGCGCGCGGGCGGCCAGAAGAGGCTGCCGATCGGCGGACCGGCGCCGCATG
The Candidatus Eisenbacteria bacterium genome window above contains:
- a CDS encoding ATP-binding protein; the protein is MGETRVDLLHLLEDLRDAYTGSLEETILTEIVANSLDSGARTITLAVDAAQRTLTIVDDGSGMKRVELRRYHDIAASTKTRGQGIGFAGVGIKLALLICDSVHTETRRGKNHVASRWHLASRHRAPWKWVDPEGLVAERGTCVRLQLTNQLSPLLDAGFVEATLRRHYLPLFEPAFGALLSAHYPDGIRFLVNGRPLEPRPRTAGERGTIEVRVGRRRKPSAWGELVRDTLPLNEDERGIAISTLGKIIRRGWEWLGITPATPQLIGGLIEVPGLAECLTLNKADFIRSGARGAMYLMYRKAIQKAVLDRLAEWGDARDASEEARRRVTRPVERDLEKVLIDMADDFPLLGTLVERRAGGQKRLPIGGPAPHADARSLVAASIDDSAVAIAEPAVESADARPQPASSKEPNPPAAAASMPGPGTARRPARYGLTIEFETRCDQDELARLVESTVWVNDAHPAYRRAVASRSEGYHLALSVALALAPLAVEPASEHGFVTAFLARWGNALKTSPR